A DNA window from Caretta caretta isolate rCarCar2 chromosome 7, rCarCar1.hap1, whole genome shotgun sequence contains the following coding sequences:
- the DNASE1L3 gene encoding deoxyribonuclease gamma isoform X1, whose translation MFCISLFLLFFFNATLSIKICSFNVRSFGEAKSARPEVLDVIVKVISRCDIMLLMEIKDNSNKICPLLIEKLNGQSQEEYDYVISKRLGRKSYKEQYAFIYRSNVVSVKETYQYPDIQPGDVDAFSREPFVVWFKSPKTVVKEFVIIPQHTTPETAVREIDELYDVYLDVKQRWKSKNFIFLGDFNAGCGYVPKKHWKNIRLRTHSEFVWLIGDKNDTTVRNSTNCAYDRIVIQGEKLISAVVPNSADIIGFQKAFGMTEEQALEVSDHFPVAFKLKTARGFQLRSLAAEKRKTRNLHHLSS comes from the exons ATGTTCTGCATctctttatttttgcttttctttttcaatgCAACTCTGAGCATAAAAATCTGCTCCTTCAATGTGAGGTCTTTCGGAGAAGCAAAAAGTGCCAGACCTGAAGTCTTAGACGTCATTGTAAAG GTTATTTCTCGCTGTGACATCATGCTACTGATGGAAATAAAGGACAACAGCAACAAGATATGCCCTCTTTTAATAGAAAAACTCAATGG TCAGTCCCAAGAAGAATATGACTATGTGATCAGTAAAAGGTTAGGAAGAAAGTCCTATAAGGAACAATATGCTTTTATCTATAG ATCAAATGTAGTGTCAGTGAAGGAAACCTATCAGTATCCAGATATTCAGCCTGGAGATGTAGATGCTTTTTCTAGAGAACCCTTTGTTGTCTGGTTCAAGTCTCCAAAAACTG TTGTTAAAGAATTCGTGATAATCCCTCAGCACACCACACCTGAAACAGCTGTGCGGGAAATTGATGAGCTTTATGATGTGTATTTAGATGTCAAACAGCGCTGGAAATCTAAG AACTTCATCTTCCTGGGGGACTTCAATGCTGGCTGTGGTTATGTTCCAAAGAAGCACTGGAAGAACATCAGGCTGAGAACTCACTCAGAGTTTGTGTGGCTAATTGGTGACAAAAATGACACAACAGTTAGGAACAGCACAAACTGTGCATACGACAG AATTGTGATCCAGGGTGAAAAGCTCATCAGTGCTGTTGTCCCAAACTCAGCTGATATCATTGGTTTTCAAAAGGCCTTTGGAATGACTGAAGAGCAG GCTCTGGAAGTTAGTGATCACTTTCCAGTAGCGTTTAAGCTGAAAACTGCTCGGGGTTTCCAACTAAGATCACTTGctgcagagaaaagaaaaacaagaaatcTACACCATTTGTCTTCCTAG
- the DNASE1L3 gene encoding deoxyribonuclease gamma isoform X2, with product MFCISLFLLFFFNATLSIKICSFNVRSFGEAKSARPEVLDVIVKVISRCDIMLLMEIKDNSNKICPLLIEKLNGSNVVSVKETYQYPDIQPGDVDAFSREPFVVWFKSPKTVVKEFVIIPQHTTPETAVREIDELYDVYLDVKQRWKSKNFIFLGDFNAGCGYVPKKHWKNIRLRTHSEFVWLIGDKNDTTVRNSTNCAYDRIVIQGEKLISAVVPNSADIIGFQKAFGMTEEQALEVSDHFPVAFKLKTARGFQLRSLAAEKRKTRNLHHLSS from the exons ATGTTCTGCATctctttatttttgcttttctttttcaatgCAACTCTGAGCATAAAAATCTGCTCCTTCAATGTGAGGTCTTTCGGAGAAGCAAAAAGTGCCAGACCTGAAGTCTTAGACGTCATTGTAAAG GTTATTTCTCGCTGTGACATCATGCTACTGATGGAAATAAAGGACAACAGCAACAAGATATGCCCTCTTTTAATAGAAAAACTCAATGG ATCAAATGTAGTGTCAGTGAAGGAAACCTATCAGTATCCAGATATTCAGCCTGGAGATGTAGATGCTTTTTCTAGAGAACCCTTTGTTGTCTGGTTCAAGTCTCCAAAAACTG TTGTTAAAGAATTCGTGATAATCCCTCAGCACACCACACCTGAAACAGCTGTGCGGGAAATTGATGAGCTTTATGATGTGTATTTAGATGTCAAACAGCGCTGGAAATCTAAG AACTTCATCTTCCTGGGGGACTTCAATGCTGGCTGTGGTTATGTTCCAAAGAAGCACTGGAAGAACATCAGGCTGAGAACTCACTCAGAGTTTGTGTGGCTAATTGGTGACAAAAATGACACAACAGTTAGGAACAGCACAAACTGTGCATACGACAG AATTGTGATCCAGGGTGAAAAGCTCATCAGTGCTGTTGTCCCAAACTCAGCTGATATCATTGGTTTTCAAAAGGCCTTTGGAATGACTGAAGAGCAG GCTCTGGAAGTTAGTGATCACTTTCCAGTAGCGTTTAAGCTGAAAACTGCTCGGGGTTTCCAACTAAGATCACTTGctgcagagaaaagaaaaacaagaaatcTACACCATTTGTCTTCCTAG
- the DNASE1L3 gene encoding deoxyribonuclease gamma isoform X3 yields MLLMEIKDNSNKICPLLIEKLNGQSQEEYDYVISKRLGRKSYKEQYAFIYRSNVVSVKETYQYPDIQPGDVDAFSREPFVVWFKSPKTVVKEFVIIPQHTTPETAVREIDELYDVYLDVKQRWKSKNFIFLGDFNAGCGYVPKKHWKNIRLRTHSEFVWLIGDKNDTTVRNSTNCAYDRIVIQGEKLISAVVPNSADIIGFQKAFGMTEEQALEVSDHFPVAFKLKTARGFQLRSLAAEKRKTRNLHHLSS; encoded by the exons ATGCTACTGATGGAAATAAAGGACAACAGCAACAAGATATGCCCTCTTTTAATAGAAAAACTCAATGG TCAGTCCCAAGAAGAATATGACTATGTGATCAGTAAAAGGTTAGGAAGAAAGTCCTATAAGGAACAATATGCTTTTATCTATAG ATCAAATGTAGTGTCAGTGAAGGAAACCTATCAGTATCCAGATATTCAGCCTGGAGATGTAGATGCTTTTTCTAGAGAACCCTTTGTTGTCTGGTTCAAGTCTCCAAAAACTG TTGTTAAAGAATTCGTGATAATCCCTCAGCACACCACACCTGAAACAGCTGTGCGGGAAATTGATGAGCTTTATGATGTGTATTTAGATGTCAAACAGCGCTGGAAATCTAAG AACTTCATCTTCCTGGGGGACTTCAATGCTGGCTGTGGTTATGTTCCAAAGAAGCACTGGAAGAACATCAGGCTGAGAACTCACTCAGAGTTTGTGTGGCTAATTGGTGACAAAAATGACACAACAGTTAGGAACAGCACAAACTGTGCATACGACAG AATTGTGATCCAGGGTGAAAAGCTCATCAGTGCTGTTGTCCCAAACTCAGCTGATATCATTGGTTTTCAAAAGGCCTTTGGAATGACTGAAGAGCAG GCTCTGGAAGTTAGTGATCACTTTCCAGTAGCGTTTAAGCTGAAAACTGCTCGGGGTTTCCAACTAAGATCACTTGctgcagagaaaagaaaaacaagaaatcTACACCATTTGTCTTCCTAG